The nucleotide sequence ATATTGGATCTTTAAGGAGGTGAAAATGGTGTATGGAATTGAGCTAAGTGTTGCAACAGCAATGGTGACATCTGATATGGGAACATTACCCTTGCTTGCCGCATTGACGATCGGCATTGTTGTTGCTATCGGAGCCGTCATTGCATTTTTGAACATGACAGTCAGAAGCAGAGATATCAGTGATTCAGCAATAAATCTCGGGGACCTTTCGTTGCAAGAGGAAGACAAAGTTATTTCCGCAGAATGGACAGAGGATGATGATGGCACAGATGATTCTTTTGAGGGTGATGAATTAACAGACTATACGATCCCGATGACAAAGTTACTACTACAGCCTGAACAAGCCGAATTTGCACAAGAGCATGAGCCGCGATTGTTCGGTGTAGAAGGTGAACATGCAGGGGCGAGTTTCCGATTGCTTGATCGCAAGCTTTCACTTGGTCGTGATTCCATTCACTGTGGCATTGTTTTTCCATACGAAGCGGGTGAGGTTAGCCGGAGACATTGCACAATACGTTATATTTCGGAGACAGGAAAATTTCTTTTGGAGGATCATGGATCCTCCAATGGTACCTACTTAAAAAATGGTGAGCGGCTGCAGCCAGGTGTATCTTATGAGCTACATGACGGAGATCAGTTTTCCTTGTCAGGCAATCGTCAATGGTTTATGGTATTAGCTGGGCAATGAATAGGCAAATTTTACTTTAATACTCCTACAAATAATGGTATAATCACATAATGCAACATAAAAATTAAGTCCGCTTGGAATCCAATCCATTGGGAGGGGAATTGTATGGCGAAACGAAGCCACAATGAAGTTCAAGAAAGTTTGCAAGAACTGACGAGAATTTTCCGCCCGAAGGACCCGCGTAAGTTTGTAAAGGATTACATCCGGAAATATAGAATTACCGGTGGATACGAGGATGAATTGACAACGATCGTTGAACGAGAGTTAGTCAAATTAAATTCCCCAGCGTCTTAAAACAGTGATTGTACATTAACAAGTTGACACCTTAGGGTCGGTTAGCTTGTTTTTTTTCTGATATATACAATTTAAAGTTTCACACTTGTCATTGTCTGTATGATCTCCGCAAAGCTTCTTCACCATTCAATGATGGTGAAGAAGTATTTGCTCGTGTCGACTGTGTTTCATAAAGCGGGAGAGGTATTTGGTCGCCATATCCGAAAAAGTATTGTACGAGCACATTGAACTCAGGTATTAGTGCGGTATTTGAATCTCCGGACCATATGGCCTTTACGAATTCAAACGACTGATTGACATATTCCTGATTTGCGGAGATATGCACCTCATTCACCCGAGGATGCGCCATACGGACACGCTCACCAATCACTTGGCGTAGTTCTGTGGAGATGTTTACCGAATCCTTTTGTGAAATATACGGTGTGTACGGCGTAATCATCTTCCGATTTTCTTCAACAGGGCTTTCATTCGCAACATCGTACCTTCCCATAATCGAGCCACCACTGTGTTGTTCACGAGTATTAGCGCCTCCGCGTGCTTTTGTGCCTGTTGCAGTTGCGTCCATCACAATGCCAACATAAGCATTTTTATCTGTTAGGAATACGATTGCTGAATTAATACCAGGTAAGCTCGCAACTTTAGTGGAAATGGCTGAGCTATATTCGAAATAACGATTGTTGTGTTGATTTGGATGAGCATTTGTTGAACCATATGATCTCACGCCCATCATCTTTGGATCGTTACTTGCTCTGCTCGCGTAGTCTTGGTTGCTGTTCTGATAATGATCTTTGTAATTACAACCGGTTATCAAGCCGAGTAGAATGGTCAGTAAAGCCAGTGCCATTTTACGATAGATATACATGAAGTGAGCCTCCCTTTCGTTGCTGTCCATGGGGACGAACAGTTTGTTTACAACTTTTCATGGATAGCGTGCACCACCGTTCAAAAACTATGTGATGTTCCATGTATATAAATGGAGGTATTAATGGAAAAATGAAGGGTGTGACTCAAGTCATTGCATAAAGATTTGACAGCTTTGAGGACAATTTGTGAACTGCTTTGTGAACGTTGACAAATCAATGAGTGAGTCCGTATAGTTAGTTAGAGTGATAAAACGCACATATGTTGATAGATCCAACATTCGTGTACATAAGGATATTGCGAATTTAGTTAAAATTTGCTATCTACGAAAACGTTAAAGTGGGGTTGATACAATGAATCGGTGGCACGTACTAAAAAGGCTTCTTCCGCTGATGGTGGGATTAATGCTGATTTTATCGGCATGTGGAAGAGAAGACCTTTCTACGCTGAATCCACAGGGACCGGTGGCACAATCGCAATACGACTTAATGAAGTTGTCTATCGGCATAATGGCTTTAGTCGTCATTGTAGTATTTGCCATTTGTATTTATGTTCTCATCAGGTTCCGTCGTCGTAAAGGCGACAACACAATTCCTAAGCAAGTTGAAGGGAATCACACATTAGAAATCATTTGGACATCAGTACCGCTTATTTTGCTTCTTATTCTTGGTGTACCGACGATACAACAAGTATTCAATCTGTCGAAGGACTATAGCCAAGATCCTGATGCGATTCAAGTTAAAGTTACAGCGCATCAATACTGGTGGGAATTCGAATATCCTGATTATGGCATTACGACAGCACAGGATTTAATCGTTCCAACAGGCAAGAAAATTTACTTCCAGCTTCATACAGCAGATGTAAAACATTCCTTCTGGATTCCAGCAATTGGCGGGAAGATGGATACGAATGCAGGTATAACGAACAAGATGTATTTGGAATTCGATAAAGAGGGCGTTTTTAGAGGGAAGTGCGCTGAATTATGCGGACCATCTCATGCTTATATGGATTTCAAAGCAAAAGCAGTAAGCGAAGAGTCATTCAACAATTGGATCGCAGCGATGCATGAACCGGCACAGGTAGCTGCCGATGCTGAAATTGCGACATTGTTCACGAATGCATGCTTGTCCTGTCATGCGATTGGGGAAAGCACCGCAGACTCGGCTCGTACAGGTCCTGACTTAACAGGGATCGGTGGCAGGGTAACGGTAGGTAGTATTCTATACAATGACGAAGCACCAGTAGCGGATAATCTTGTTGAATGGATAACAGATCCTCAGAAGATTAAAGCGGGAGCAAATATGCCTAGTGCAGGAGATATGGGACTGACTCCTGAGCAAGTTCAAGGTATTGCCGACTACTTGGCTGATTATAAACTGAATTACTAAATTCATGAGGATTCGAAGGGGGGCATGTGGTTTTGGCTGCACATGCGCATAAGGTCAAGCGATATTCAGGCTTGATGGACTGGTTAACGACCGTAGACCATAAGAAGATCGGGATCCTGTATTTGATTGCTGGGTTTTTGTTCTTTATCATCGGTGGCTTGGAGGCACTTGTTATTCGTTACCAATTGATGGTGCCGATGAACGATGTAGTGTCTGGTCAGCTTTTTAACGAATTAATTACAATGCACGGTACGACAATGATCTTCTTGGCAGCAATGCCAATGCTGTTCGCACTAATGAATGCGGTAATTCCGCTTCAAATTGGTGCTAGAGACGTTGCGTTTCCGTTCCTCAACTCTCTGGGCTTCTGGACATTCTTCTTCGGAGGAGTGTTGCTGAATCTGAGCTGGTTCGCGAATGCAGTTCCAGATGCGGGTTGGACATCTTATGTGCCGCTAGCTAGCACAACTTATAGTGATGGACATGGTGTTGATTACTATGTCATCGGTTTGCAGATTGCAGGGATCGGGACATTGCTTGGTGGTATTAACTTCATGGCGACGATTATTAATATGCGTGCGCCAGGACTTACCTTCATGCGTCTTCCGATGTTCACATGGACAATATTCATCACTTCTGTATTGATCGTATTTGCTTTCCCTGTGTTAACCGTCGGCCTCGTCGCGCTGATGTTCGATCGATTGTTCCATGCGAACTTCTTCGAATCAGCCAATGGCGGTAATACCGTGTTATGGGAGCATATCTTCTGGGTATTCGGACACCCTGAAGTATATATTCTCATCCTTCCGGCTTTCGGTATTATTTCCGAAGTTGTAAGTACTTTCTCGCGTAAGCGTCTCTTCGGATATAGCTCCATGGTATTCGCGACGATGTTGATCGCATTCCTTGGATTCATGGTATGGGCGCATCACATGTTCACAACAGGATTAGGCCCGGTTGCGAACGGATTGTTCTCCATTGCGACGATGTTGATCGCAGTTCCGACTGGGGTTAAGATCTTCAACTGGCTGTTCACGCTGTGGGGCGGATCGATTAAATTCAATACATCGAGCATGTTTGCAATCGGATTTGTCCCAACCTTCGTAATGGGTGGGGTAACTGGGGTAATGCTTGCATCCGCTCCAGCCGATTACCAATATCATGACACATACTTCGTAGTTGCTCACTTCCACTATGTAATCGTAGGTGGATTGATCTTTGGGATATTCTCAGGTCTCCACTATTGGTGGCCGAAGATGTTCGGTCGTAAATTGAATGAAGTACTGGGTCAAATTACGTTCTGGACGTTCTTCATTGGTTTCCATATGACATTTTTAATCCAGCATTTCTTGGGTCTACTTGGTATGCCTCGTCGTGTTGTTTCGTACTTGCCAGGTCAAGGCTTTGATAACATGAACTTGATTAGTACGATCGGTGCATTCTTGATGGGCATAGGTACAATTGCTTTCATAATCAACGTGTTCGTAACTTGGAGCAAGCCACGCAATGCAGAAGCAGATGCATGGGGTGATGGACGTTCGCTTGAATGGACGATTCCTTCTCCACCTCCAGAATATAACTTCAAACAATTGCCACTCGTTCGTAGTTATGATGCTTGGTGGAAAGAGAAGATGGATGGCAATAAAGCGATGACACCAGCTGAACCAGTAGGTCCAATCCATATGCCGTCTCCATCGATCTTACCTTTCATTATGAGCGTTGGATTGTTTATTGCAGGGTTTGGATTTATGTATAATAAACTAATCGTTGCGGGCGCTGGATTGTTGATCACGTTTGCTTGTATGGCAATCCGCTCCTTATTCGATGATCACGGCTTCCATATCGAGCCGGAAGATCAGGAGAAAGAGGTGCACGTATGAGCGCACACGATCACGCAGCGGGACAGTTACCGCATGAGCCAGAAAAAGCGACATTAGAAGGTCGCAATAAAATTGTCGGCTTCTGGATTTTCCTTGGTGCAGAAGTTGTACTGTTCGGAACGTTGTTCTCTGCATATTTAGCACTTCGTGGTCATTCAAGCGAAGGTCCAACAGCAGACGAATTGTTCCAATTGCCGATGGTATTCGCAGCAACGATGATATTGCTGACTTCGAGTTTAGCTAGTGTATTTGCAGTTCAGGCGCTACACCAGCATAAAGTGAAGTCAATGATCACTTGGTTATTTATAACAATTGCACTTGGTCTTGGGTTCCTGGTGTTAGAAATTTATGAGTTTGTAGAGTATATCCATGAGGGACATGGCTTTACTACAAGTGCATTCAGCTCATCATTCTATACCTTGGTTGGGTTCCATGGAGCGCACGTTGCGTTTGGGGTAGTCTGGATCGGATTGGTAATCGGTCAAATCTACAAAAAGGGCTTAACAGTGGTAACAGCCCCTAAAGTGTATGTGTCGGCCATTTACTGGCATTTCATCGACGTCGTTTGGGTATTCATCTTTAGCGTTGTTTATTTGATGGGAAAGGTGGGTTAATCTCATGTCGAGCAATCATGCAGGGACAGAACAATCTGCAAGACGTCATCGCGTAGAAGGTCCACAGAAACATATCGTTACGTTTATCCTGTCATTAGCATTGACGATTATCGCATTTGCTGCAGTTGCATCAGGTGAAATCAACACCACTTTCACTTACATCATTCTTGTCGTGATGGCAATTATTCAAGCAGCGCTTCAATTAGCTTTCTGGATGCATCTCAAGGATCGTGGACATCTATTTCCAATCATTGCGATCATTAGTGGAGTAGTCGTTGTATTCACAATGGTAATTATGGCGGTTTACTGGACTTGGTGGTAAACCACGAATTGCATTAAATTGCAGAGAGGCGGGCCACAATCCGTCCTCTCTTTTTTGTAATAGGTTAATGTAAAGGAGTTGCATTGCAATGCTCGGTCTGGAGTATTTCTCATTTCAAGACTTATGGAGTCCTCTGTTCCTTACGTTCATGCTTGTGATCATTGTGCTATACACATTCATGGTCGGTCCATGGAGAGAACGACTAGGTGGGACTGCGGTGTCGTGGCAACGTCAGTTCGCTTTTATTTTAGCGATCGTTCTTTTGTATTTGACACAAGGCGGTCCTCTTAGTCTGTTAGGTCATTTGATGTTTACGTTTCATATGACTAACATGGCGATTTCGTATGTTATCGTGCCTCCATTGTTGATTTACGGTATTCCAGATTGGATTTGGCGTGCAGTGTTTAGTAAAAGCTTTTGGCGTCCTTTTCGAATATTGATGAACCCGATTGTTTGTCTCGCGCTGTTCATTCTATTGTTCTCGTTCTATCACATGCCAGCTAATCACGATTGGATTATGCTTCATTTTACAGTTCACCGGATCTATTACTTCGTTCTGTTAGTGTCTGCGGTTATGATGTGGTGGCCGGTATATGCTCCGATTCCAGAATGGAGAAGGATATCACCTCTGATGACATTAGGGTATATTTTTCTTGGAGGACTGTTACTCACGCCGGCATGCGTTATGATTATTTTTGCGAACACACCATTGTTTGCAATGTACAATGATCCAGATGTATGGGTTCAGGCTATGGGTTACTGTGTGTCGGGGGACCCTGGGATGCTGCTAAAGCAATTTGAAGGTCCTGCATTTTTCAATTTATTGAGTGTTATGGATGACCAACAACTGGGCGGAATCATCATGAAGCTGGTACAAGAGTTTGTGAATGCTATTGCTCTGTACACTGTTTTCATGCGTTGGTATCGTAGAGATCATAATAACGATGAAGATGCTGTGTTAGAACCGACGGGTTAACAGAATGGTTGTGAATGTTGTGTGGAATATTCCTATAATAGTTTGTACTAGACAGCGAACATCGGTACAATAGGGATATCTCAGTGGGATGGAGCAGGTGATTAGCAAATGACGTTGTTTGAGATTTTCCCTATGGTTAGTACGAGCTTCATTGCAATAAGTGCAATTCTTGTTGGAATTGGCTGGAGATTGATCATTAAAGGGAAAAGAGAGCAGCATGAAAAAGTAATGATCGCTGCGGCTATTGCAGCGCTATTGTTTTTTATTATCTATGTTTCGCGTACAATCTTCGTCGGAAATACAGTATTTAATGGACCAGAAAGCTTGAAATCAATATATTTAGCATTTTTGCTGTTTCATATTGTGTTGGCGACTGTTGCAGCGGGATTTGGGATTACGACGTTAACGCTCGCATTTCGCAAAAATTTTGCGAAGCACAAGAAGTGGGGACGTAAAACTGCTGTAATCTGGTTTGCTACTGCGATCACAGGAATTACAGTCTATGTGCTGCTCTATCTGTGCTATCCAGGTGGACATACGAAACCAGTCATTCAAGCCATCTTCGGCTAACTGAATAGAATTTAGAGTGAGTAAAGCTCGCGAGCCCAGTGGCTCGGGGGCTTTTTTTGATGATGTTGGCGGTAAAAGTGGCATTACCATACTAACTTGAGTCTATTCTGCCATCGTTGCACCCAAGTAACTAAGGTTTTCCTCTAAGATTTTCTCTGAGGTTTTTTCTGAGGTTTCTCTGAGGACTTATTCTGAGGGCTTATTCTAACACTTAGCGGACACCAGAGACCTTATTTACTATTTTAAGGTGGTTTGGGCGGATGGATCGGACACTAGAGACCTTATTTCACAATTTAGATGCTGTATATGATTGATTTTGTACAAATAAGGTCTCTCATGTCCGCTAGGTGTGCGAATCGTGCCTAAATGGTACAAATAACGTCTCTCATGTCCGCTACGATAAATAGTAGAGCCCCAACCGCACCAAACGCACCAAACGCACCAACCGCACCAAACGCCCGGGGTTTTAAGTAACTCGATTTAACGTTATGGCATCGTCTTATATATGCGATATGAACTAATGAGTAGCGAATAAAGCTGCATGGTAAAGCTATTTACTCAAAAGCGTTCGTGTAGACCCTCAATACGTGCAGATAGCATTACAGTGTAACTTTATACAGCGAAAGGTGAGAGAAAGATGTGCGATAGAGTTACCGTATAACGCTATCCCTCCCCAAACGCACCAAACTCCCGGGGTTTTAAGTAACACGATTTAACGTTATGGCATCGTCTTATATATGCGAAATGAACTAACGAGTAGCGAATAAAGCTGCGTGGTAAAGCTATTTACTCAAAAGCGTTCGTGTAGACCCCTAATACGTGCAGATAGCATTACGGAGTAACGTTATACAGCGAAAGGTGAGGGAAAGATGTGAGATAGAGTTACCGTATAACGCTATCCCACCCCAAACACCCCAAACGCCCCAAACGCCCCGCTAAAACTCCGTGTACCACATTGGACAAACCCAGTCATGATCGAAGCGCTTCCCTAATATAGTAGAAGAGATCAGTTGTTAATGAGCGAATTTACTGGAGAGGGCAGGGGATGTGGCGGTGTTACATATTGTTGTGTGCATAAAGCAGGTCCCGGATACGAAGATCATTAAGATGAATCCAAAGACGAATACGATGGATCGGTCCAGCGCACCTGCGATTTTGAATCCCTATGATACCCATGCTGTGGAAGAGGCTGTTAGATTACGTGCTCGCTATGGTGGACGGGTGTCGGTATTGACGATGGGGCCTCCACCTGCAGTAAAGGCAATCAAGAAGTGTATAGAGATCGGTGCAGATGAAGGGTATATGATTTCGGATCGAGCTTTTGCAGGTGCGGATACTTTGGCGACGAGCTATGCATTAACGAAGGCGCTGGAGAAGATCGCAGCAGAGTATGCACCAGTTGATCTTATTCTCTGTGGCAAAATGACGATCGACGGGGATACGGGTCAAGTCGGTCCGGGCATCGCACGTCGGTTGGATATGCCCCCACTAACTTCTGTGAATAAGGTAGTTGAACTTAATTTAGAGGAGCGTTTTGCTATTGTCCATCGCAAATTAGAAGATGGCTATGAAGTCATTCAATCCACACTACCTTGTCTAATGTCTGTAGAGAAAACCATTAATGAAGTACCGTACTCTACGATGCCGAATATGCTTCGTGCTGCCCGATATCAGCCTCAAATATGGGCGGTAAGTGACTTGCCCAACATAGACAAAACGCAGCTTGGCTTAAAAGGTTCGCCAACGATTGTAAGCGCAGTGTGGGCTCCTCAAAAGCCGCAAGGAGGTAAGCTCATTGAAGGAGATGCCAAACAGCAGGTAGAGGAGCTAATTTCCGTTTTAATGGAGCAACGAATACTGTTTGAAGCTACACCGAGAGGAGGCGAGCACTGATGGAGCGTGAGGCTGAGCAATTTCACGGTCAGCATCAAGGGATTTGGGTGTTTATCGAGGTGAAGGACGGTGCAATCGCACACGTGTCCCTAGAGTTGTTAGGCGCAGGGCGAATGCTTGCAGATAAGCGCAAATCTTTGCTATCGGGCATCCTGATCGGCGATCAAGTAGATCACTTGGCTGATGAGCTATATGAATATGGTGCTGATCAAGTATACGTATATGATGATCCCATTTATCGCTTCTATCGAACGGAGTCCTACATGCGTGCACTCCTCGATTGTATTCGGAAGCATAAGCCTGAAATATTGCTCTATGGCGCGACATCTACAGGAAAAGATTTGGCGAGTGCAGTTGCTACAGATTTACCGACAGGTCTTACTGCGGATACGACGCAATTGGATGTAGAGGCAGACACTGGCTTGCTTCAAGCGAGTAGACCAGCGTTCGGTGGCAACATTATGGCAACGATTCTTTGTAAGAAATATCGCCCTCAGATGGCGACAGTACGCCCTAAGGTTATGAAGGCACTCCCTCAGCAAGCAGGCCGACAAGGTGTGCTCATCCAAGAACGTATAGCGATAACTGAAGCACAGATTCGTACGAAGGTGTTAGAGATCGTTCGTTCAACGATACAACGTGTTCGGATAGATGAAGCGGATATTATAGTGGCGGGTGGCAAAGGGCTCGGAAGTCCAGCGGGATTTGAGCTGATTCATGAGCTTGCGCATACACTAGGGGGAGCTGTAGGTGCGAGCCGGGATGTTGTAGAAGCAGGCTGGGTTGCTCATCACCACCAAGTCGGTCAGACAGGAGTTACCGTTACGCCGAAGATTTATTTTGCCATTGGCATATCAGGAGCGATTCAACATATCGTAGGGATGCAAAATTCGGCACTTATTATCGCAATCAATAAAGACCCTACAGCGGCGATCTTCCAAGCAAGCCATTATGGAATTGTTGGCGATGCACTTACGATCGTACCGATGCTAATCGAAGCCTTCAAAGTAGCAATAGGGAGAAAGGAAGAGGTCGATGTCGGAAAAATTTGATGCGATTATTGTAGGTGCGGGTCCTGCGGGGATTGCTTGTGCTTATGAGCTTGGCAAGGCTGGGCTAAAAGTTCTTTTACTAGAACGAGGAGAGTATCCTGGTTCGAAAAATGTAATGGGTGGCGTGCTCTATCGCAAAATGATGGAGGAGATTGTGCCGAACTTTCATCAAGAAGCGCCGCTTGAACGACCGATCGTTGAACAGCGGTTTATGATGATGGATAAAACGTCTGCGGTTACTTTTTCCTACAAGGGGTTAGAGTGGGCACAGGAGCCGTTCAACAATTTCACCGTGCTTCGAGCAAAGTTTGATCAATGGTTTGCTGCGAAGGCAGTGGAGCAAGGGGCATTGCTCGTCAATGAAACAGTCGTACTTTCCTGCATTGTGGAAGACGGTAAAGTGGTCGGAGTGCGTACCGATCGTCCGGATGGCGAGCTTCGCGCAGATGTGGTTGTGCTGGCGGATGGGGTAAATTCATTGCTCGCGAAGTCGCTTGGCTTTCATAAGGAATTTAGACCCGATGAAGTAGCACTTGCTACGATGGAAATTTTGAAGCTAGATAAGCGCATTATTGAGGATCGTTTCAACTTAGAGGAAGGTCAGGGCTGTACGATTGAACTTTTTGGGGATGCGACAAAGGGGATCTTAGGTACAGGTTTTCTTTATACAAATAAAGATTCTTTAAGCATCGGCGTAGGGACACTTCTGTCAGGATTAATTAAGCATAAAATAAAACCATATGAGCTCATTGAATATGTGAAGAAGCATCCGATGATTCGCCCTTACATCCAAGGCGCGGAGCCTCAGGAGTACCTCGCTCATCTTATTCCTGAAGGCGGTTACCATTCGATGCCGAAGGTCGTTGGCGCAGGGGTGCTCGTTGTAGGTGATGCAGCACAGCTCGTTAATGCGATACATCGAGAAGGCTCGAATATGGCAATGACTTCAGGCCGTTTAGCTGCAGAGGCGATCGTTGCAGCGAAAGCACAAGGCGATTTCTCAGAGTCTTCGTTATCATCGTATCGTCAAGCGTTAATGGGTAGCTTCGTCGGTCAAGATTTGAAGAAGTATAAAGACGCTACACACCATTTTGACAAGTTTCCGCAATATTTCGACCAGTATATTCCGATGATGAACCGCGCAGCCAGTCAGATGCTAACGGTAGATGGCACTTCGAAGCGACAGAAGCAGAAGAAAATTTGGCGCGACATCGGGCCTATGAAGGCGAAGTTCAAAATCGCTCGAGACATGTATCGGGCATGGAAGGTGATGAAGTGATGAGTGAGGCAGCCTCTTCGGATAAGGGTACCCACATTGAAGATAAGCAGTATTTGCTCCGATTTAATGCGGATACACAATCTCACTTGCATGTCATGGA is from Candidatus Cohnella colombiensis and encodes:
- a CDS encoding FHA domain-containing protein; the encoded protein is MVYGIELSVATAMVTSDMGTLPLLAALTIGIVVAIGAVIAFLNMTVRSRDISDSAINLGDLSLQEEDKVISAEWTEDDDGTDDSFEGDELTDYTIPMTKLLLQPEQAEFAQEHEPRLFGVEGEHAGASFRLLDRKLSLGRDSIHCGIVFPYEAGEVSRRHCTIRYISETGKFLLEDHGSSNGTYLKNGERLQPGVSYELHDGDQFSLSGNRQWFMVLAGQ
- a CDS encoding YhcN/YlaJ family sporulation lipoprotein, giving the protein MYIYRKMALALLTILLGLITGCNYKDHYQNSNQDYASRASNDPKMMGVRSYGSTNAHPNQHNNRYFEYSSAISTKVASLPGINSAIVFLTDKNAYVGIVMDATATGTKARGGANTREQHSGGSIMGRYDVANESPVEENRKMITPYTPYISQKDSVNISTELRQVIGERVRMAHPRVNEVHISANQEYVNQSFEFVKAIWSGDSNTALIPEFNVLVQYFFGYGDQIPLPLYETQSTRANTSSPSLNGEEALRRSYRQ
- the ctaD gene encoding cytochrome c oxidase subunit I, with amino-acid sequence MDWLTTVDHKKIGILYLIAGFLFFIIGGLEALVIRYQLMVPMNDVVSGQLFNELITMHGTTMIFLAAMPMLFALMNAVIPLQIGARDVAFPFLNSLGFWTFFFGGVLLNLSWFANAVPDAGWTSYVPLASTTYSDGHGVDYYVIGLQIAGIGTLLGGINFMATIINMRAPGLTFMRLPMFTWTIFITSVLIVFAFPVLTVGLVALMFDRLFHANFFESANGGNTVLWEHIFWVFGHPEVYILILPAFGIISEVVSTFSRKRLFGYSSMVFATMLIAFLGFMVWAHHMFTTGLGPVANGLFSIATMLIAVPTGVKIFNWLFTLWGGSIKFNTSSMFAIGFVPTFVMGGVTGVMLASAPADYQYHDTYFVVAHFHYVIVGGLIFGIFSGLHYWWPKMFGRKLNEVLGQITFWTFFIGFHMTFLIQHFLGLLGMPRRVVSYLPGQGFDNMNLISTIGAFLMGIGTIAFIINVFVTWSKPRNAEADAWGDGRSLEWTIPSPPPEYNFKQLPLVRSYDAWWKEKMDGNKAMTPAEPVGPIHMPSPSILPFIMSVGLFIAGFGFMYNKLIVAGAGLLITFACMAIRSLFDDHGFHIEPEDQEKEVHV
- a CDS encoding electron transfer flavoprotein subunit beta/FixA family protein, with translation MLHIVVCIKQVPDTKIIKMNPKTNTMDRSSAPAILNPYDTHAVEEAVRLRARYGGRVSVLTMGPPPAVKAIKKCIEIGADEGYMISDRAFAGADTLATSYALTKALEKIAAEYAPVDLILCGKMTIDGDTGQVGPGIARRLDMPPLTSVNKVVELNLEERFAIVHRKLEDGYEVIQSTLPCLMSVEKTINEVPYSTMPNMLRAARYQPQIWAVSDLPNIDKTQLGLKGSPTIVSAVWAPQKPQGGKLIEGDAKQQVEELISVLMEQRILFEATPRGGEH
- a CDS encoding electron transfer flavoprotein subunit alpha/FixB family protein, which codes for MEREAEQFHGQHQGIWVFIEVKDGAIAHVSLELLGAGRMLADKRKSLLSGILIGDQVDHLADELYEYGADQVYVYDDPIYRFYRTESYMRALLDCIRKHKPEILLYGATSTGKDLASAVATDLPTGLTADTTQLDVEADTGLLQASRPAFGGNIMATILCKKYRPQMATVRPKVMKALPQQAGRQGVLIQERIAITEAQIRTKVLEIVRSTIQRVRIDEADIIVAGGKGLGSPAGFELIHELAHTLGGAVGASRDVVEAGWVAHHHQVGQTGVTVTPKIYFAIGISGAIQHIVGMQNSALIIAINKDPTAAIFQASHYGIVGDALTIVPMLIEAFKVAIGRKEEVDVGKI
- a CDS encoding FAD-dependent oxidoreductase, with protein sequence MSEKFDAIIVGAGPAGIACAYELGKAGLKVLLLERGEYPGSKNVMGGVLYRKMMEEIVPNFHQEAPLERPIVEQRFMMMDKTSAVTFSYKGLEWAQEPFNNFTVLRAKFDQWFAAKAVEQGALLVNETVVLSCIVEDGKVVGVRTDRPDGELRADVVVLADGVNSLLAKSLGFHKEFRPDEVALATMEILKLDKRIIEDRFNLEEGQGCTIELFGDATKGILGTGFLYTNKDSLSIGVGTLLSGLIKHKIKPYELIEYVKKHPMIRPYIQGAEPQEYLAHLIPEGGYHSMPKVVGAGVLVVGDAAQLVNAIHREGSNMAMTSGRLAAEAIVAAKAQGDFSESSLSSYRQALMGSFVGQDLKKYKDATHHFDKFPQYFDQYIPMMNRAASQMLTVDGTSKRQKQKKIWRDIGPMKAKFKIARDMYRAWKVMK
- a CDS encoding cytochrome C oxidase subunit IV family protein, translated to MSSNHAGTEQSARRHRVEGPQKHIVTFILSLALTIIAFAAVASGEINTTFTYIILVVMAIIQAALQLAFWMHLKDRGHLFPIIAIISGVVVVFTMVIMAVYWTWW
- a CDS encoding DUF420 domain-containing protein; translated protein: MTLFEIFPMVSTSFIAISAILVGIGWRLIIKGKREQHEKVMIAAAIAALLFFIIYVSRTIFVGNTVFNGPESLKSIYLAFLLFHIVLATVAAGFGITTLTLAFRKNFAKHKKWGRKTAVIWFATAITGITVYVLLYLCYPGGHTKPVIQAIFG
- a CDS encoding cytochrome (ubi)quinol oxidase subunit III, coding for MSAHDHAAGQLPHEPEKATLEGRNKIVGFWIFLGAEVVLFGTLFSAYLALRGHSSEGPTADELFQLPMVFAATMILLTSSLASVFAVQALHQHKVKSMITWLFITIALGLGFLVLEIYEFVEYIHEGHGFTTSAFSSSFYTLVGFHGAHVAFGVVWIGLVIGQIYKKGLTVVTAPKVYVSAIYWHFIDVVWVFIFSVVYLMGKVG
- the coxB gene encoding cytochrome c oxidase subunit II produces the protein MNRWHVLKRLLPLMVGLMLILSACGREDLSTLNPQGPVAQSQYDLMKLSIGIMALVVIVVFAICIYVLIRFRRRKGDNTIPKQVEGNHTLEIIWTSVPLILLLILGVPTIQQVFNLSKDYSQDPDAIQVKVTAHQYWWEFEYPDYGITTAQDLIVPTGKKIYFQLHTADVKHSFWIPAIGGKMDTNAGITNKMYLEFDKEGVFRGKCAELCGPSHAYMDFKAKAVSEESFNNWIAAMHEPAQVAADAEIATLFTNACLSCHAIGESTADSARTGPDLTGIGGRVTVGSILYNDEAPVADNLVEWITDPQKIKAGANMPSAGDMGLTPEQVQGIADYLADYKLNY
- the ctaG gene encoding cytochrome c oxidase assembly factor CtaG; its protein translation is MLGLEYFSFQDLWSPLFLTFMLVIIVLYTFMVGPWRERLGGTAVSWQRQFAFILAIVLLYLTQGGPLSLLGHLMFTFHMTNMAISYVIVPPLLIYGIPDWIWRAVFSKSFWRPFRILMNPIVCLALFILLFSFYHMPANHDWIMLHFTVHRIYYFVLLVSAVMMWWPVYAPIPEWRRISPLMTLGYIFLGGLLLTPACVMIIFANTPLFAMYNDPDVWVQAMGYCVSGDPGMLLKQFEGPAFFNLLSVMDDQQLGGIIMKLVQEFVNAIALYTVFMRWYRRDHNNDEDAVLEPTG